The Rhodospirillaceae bacterium genome has a window encoding:
- a CDS encoding short-chain dehydrogenase: MRLMDSGRVVVVTGGGSGIGRATALRFAQEGDSVVVADVNEAGGMGVVDEISQNGGTSFFEHVDVSNDESISELVRRVRDRCGAASVLVNSAGILQNPTRLVDLDIEEHDRIWAVNYRGTFMCCRKFVPDMIELGEGAIVNISSTSAVRVFPLLAYSPSKTAIDQLTKILSADLGPNGIRVNAVLPGYVRSEQMQLRIDQGFRDEGKMKEQSALQRMVEPSEIADGIYFLCSSAAQAITGSILPIDAGYLSSTSYQLYAGWTKN, encoded by the coding sequence ATGCGACTCATGGACTCAGGCCGAGTTGTAGTGGTTACTGGTGGAGGTAGCGGAATTGGCCGGGCTACGGCGCTGCGGTTCGCCCAAGAGGGCGATTCTGTAGTTGTAGCGGATGTTAATGAGGCGGGAGGTATGGGTGTAGTGGATGAGATATCCCAGAATGGGGGAACATCTTTTTTTGAACACGTAGATGTTTCCAACGATGAATCCATTTCCGAGTTGGTGAGACGGGTGCGTGACCGGTGCGGTGCAGCATCAGTGCTCGTGAATTCTGCCGGAATACTTCAAAACCCAACTAGATTAGTGGATCTGGATATTGAGGAACATGACAGGATTTGGGCTGTCAACTACCGAGGTACCTTCATGTGTTGCCGTAAGTTTGTTCCAGATATGATCGAGTTAGGTGAAGGTGCGATTGTTAATATCTCGTCCACGTCTGCCGTGAGAGTTTTTCCCCTTCTTGCCTACTCTCCGAGTAAGACAGCAATTGATCAATTAACCAAAATACTTTCGGCAGATTTGGGCCCGAATGGTATTCGTGTCAATGCGGTGCTCCCAGGTTATGTTCGAAGCGAGCAAATGCAATTGAGGATTGACCAAGGCTTTCGGGATGAGGGTAAAATGAAAGAGCAAAGCGCCTTACAAAGAATGGTTGAGCCATCGGAAATTGCAGATGGAATATACTTTCTCTGTTCTTCGGCGGCCCAGGCTATTACGGGTAGCATTTTGCCCATAGATGCGGGCTATCTCTCCAGTACTAGCTATCAACTGTATGCTGGCTGGACAAAAAACTGA
- a CDS encoding molybdopterin synthase sulfur carrier subunit has translation MGMERPTKNMAKVVIPAGLSKQYTGGKAEFDIDAATVRSVIEKLESQYPGIGKAIEIEMAVAVDGEIYHDPLLEAVXPDSEVYFLPRIGGG, from the coding sequence ATGGGAATGGAAAGGCCGACTAAAAATATGGCTAAAGTGGTAATTCCCGCCGGTCTAAGCAAACAATATACCGGCGGGAAAGCCGAATTTGACATAGATGCAGCGACTGTCCGCTCAGTCATTGAAAAGTTGGAAAGCCAATACCCAGGTATTGGGAAGGCAATAGAAATAGAAATGGCCGTGGCCGTGGACGGGGAAATCTATCATGACCCTCTCCTAGAAGCTGTTGNTCCAGACAGTGAGGTCTATTTCTTGCCCCGGATTGGGGGTGGCTAG
- a CDS encoding oxidoreductase — MTTEKQEFKWVGTRPVRPDGMDKVTGRAKFGADLHLPGMLVGKVLRSPHAHARIISIXSSAAEKLPGVKAVVSGXDFPPVPPVVWXASGETPVNXRDLARXVMARDKAXYDGXAVAAVAATSAVIAEKALALIKVEYEVLPHVIDVAEAMKPDAPVLHXDMFTDGVSPTPDXPSNIAKKMEFVLGDIEKGFEEADIIVERDFATKPVHQGYIEPHACVADVSEDGKIFIHCSSQGQFMVRQFTARTLDVDISKISVNPAEIGGGFGGKTTVYLEPTAALLSRKTGKPVKMVMSRTEVFRASGPTSGGIVKVKVGAKKDGTLVAGQADLAYQAGAFAGSPIGPGCMCAFAPYDIKNVHVVGYDVVTNRPKVAAYRAPGAPISEYGVECVIDEIATKIGMDPLGMREHNAARQGTKAAYGPTFGPIGFADTLEAAKSHPHYSAPLGKNQGRGVASGFWFNIGGDSTASVHINEDGTASVMEGNPDIGGSRASMALMAAEVLGIDYEKIRVTIGDTSSVGYNFLTGGSRVTFASGKAVVEAAKGAVAELCNRAAKIWEIDPDAVEWVDGEARPAGDNAGKFDPLPLSTLAGMAGKTGGPIGGHASLNVKGAGPGFGTHICDVEVDEETGRVSVVRYTAVQDVGRAIHPSYVEGQLQGGVAQGVGWALNEEYIYDKDGRLDNPGFLDYRVPVASDLPMIDTVLVEVPNPNHPFGVRGVGEVPIIPPMAAVANAVSSALGGTRMMELPMSPPKVLATLRNGNGKAD; from the coding sequence ATGACAACTGAAAAGCAAGAATTTAAATGGGTCGGAACTCGACCAGTACGCCCCGACGGAATGGATAAAGTCACCGGCCGCGCTAAATTTGGGGCGGACCTCCACTTGCCCGGCATGTTAGTAGGAAAGGTCCTACGGTCGCCCCACGCTCATGCCAGGATTATATCGATCGANAGTAGCGCAGCNGAAAAACTNCCAGGCGTGAAGGCCGTTGTGTCAGGCGANGACTTTCCACCTGTGCCTCCNGTCGTATGGGANGCCTCTGGGGAGACCCCAGTAAACTTNCGTGACCTAGCAAGAAANGTCATGGCNAGAGACAAGGCATTNTACGATGGCCANGCNGTAGCGGCNGTCGCCGCAACNTCTGCNGTCATCGCAGAAAAAGCATTGGCCCTTATTAAAGTCGAGTATGAGGTTCTACCCCATGTGATTGACGTAGCCGAAGCGATGAAGCCTGACGCGCCAGTGCTCCATGANGACATGTTCACTGACGGAGTTTCGCCGACCCCAGACAANCCTTCAAATATTGCTAAAAAAATGGAATTTGTTTTAGGAGATATCGAGAAGGGCTTTGAGGAAGCGGACATTATAGTCGAAAGAGATTTTGCGACGAAGCCAGTCCATCAAGGCTATATCGAACCTCACGCCTGTGTGGCAGATGTATCCGAAGACGGCAAAATTTTTATTCACTGCAGTAGCCAGGGCCAATTTATGGTGCGCCAATTTACGGCGCGGACATTAGACGTCGATATCTCCAAAATTTCTGTTAACCCTGCAGAAATTGGAGGTGGGTTTGGTGGAAAGACAACTGTGTACCTGGAGCCAACTGCCGCACTTCTGTCGCGCAAGACCGGAAAGCCTGTCAAAATGGTGATGAGCCGCACCGAGGTCTTTAGGGCTAGTGGCCCAACATCGGGCGGAATAGTGAAGGTCAAGGTCGGCGCAAAAAAAGATGGCACCTTAGTCGCAGGACAAGCCGATTTAGCTTATCAGGCTGGTGCCTTCGCNGGCTCCCCAATTGGCCCGGGTTGCATGTGTGCTTTTGCACCTTACGATATTAAAAACGTTCACGTCGTAGGCTACGATGTAGTTACAAATCGGCCTAAAGTTGCCGCGTACCGAGCCCCTGGCGCACCTATCTCTGAGTATGGGGTAGAGTGTGTAATAGATGAAATTGCTACTAAAATTGGCATGGATCCTCTTGGGATGCGGGAACACAATGCAGCTCGACAGGGTACTAAAGCTGCCTATGGACCAACATTTGGGCCTATCGGCTTTGCGGACACCCTGGAAGCCGCTAAATCGCATCCGCACTATTCTGCCCCCTTAGGTAAAAACCAAGGGCGCGGAGTAGCGTCTGGATTCTGGTTTAATATCGGCGGAGACTCCACAGCTAGCGTTCACATTAATGAGGACGGGACGGCTTCCGTAATGGAGGGCAACCCAGATATTGGCGGTAGCCGGGCCTCTATGGCGCTAATGGCCGCCGAAGTTTTAGGGATCGATTATGAGAAAATCCGTGTGACTATCGGAGATACTAGCTCGGTCGGCTATAACTTTCTAACCGGCGGCAGCCGTGTCACGTTTGCTAGCGGAAAAGCTGTTGTAGAGGCCGCTAAAGGAGCTGTGGCTGAATTGTGTAACCGCGCCGCAAAGATCTGGGAGATTGATCCAGATGCTGTCGAATGGGTAGACGGTGAAGCCCGACCAGCCGGGGATAACGCAGGAAAGTTTGACCCTCTTCCCCTCAGCACTCTCGCCGGAATGGCAGGTAAAACTGGTGGTCCGATTGGAGGACACGCTTCCCTTAACGTAAAAGGTGCAGGACCAGGTTTTGGGACCCACATTTGCGATGTTGAAGTAGATGAAGAAACGGGGCGAGTGTCTGTTGTTCGCTACACGGCCGTTCAGGACGTGGGCCGCGCAATTCACCCAAGCTACGTGGAGGGACAACTCCAAGGCGGTGTCGCTCAAGGTGTAGGTTGGGCNCTAAACGAGGAATATATCTATGACAAGGATGGACGATTAGACAATCCAGGGTTTCTTGACTACCGGGTTCCCGTTGCCTCTGACTTGCCAATGATTGATACGGTCTTGGTCGAGGTTCCCAACCCTAACCATCCATTTGGGGTGAGGGGGGTAGGCGAGGTTCCGATCATTCCTCCCATGGCGGCTGTCGCAAATGCCGTGTCNTCGGCACTAGGCGGCACTCGTATGATGGAACTCCCCATGTCGCCACCGAAGGTGCTAGCAACACTCAGGAATGGGAATGGAAAGGCCGACTAA
- a CDS encoding ferredoxin codes for MARQHITTEINGEPQDFLCDTEETLLDVLRDEFQLTGTKEGCSSGDCGACSVMVDDRLVCSCLVLGVEAQDKKIETIEGMAEGDNLHPLQTKFLEEAALQCGFCTPGFLVAAKALLDKNTNPTETEVRFWLAGNLCRCTGYDKIVRAVMDVAADMRGS; via the coding sequence ATGGCAAGACAACATATAACTACGGAAATTAACGGTGAACCTCAGGACTTTCTTTGCGATACGGAGGAAACTCTACTGGACGTGTTGCGAGATGAGTTTCAACTAACCGGAACGAAAGAAGGATGTTCTTCAGGCGATTGTGGTGCGTGTAGCGTTATGGTGGATGACCGACTCGTATGCTCCTGTTTAGTATTAGGCGTAGAAGCACAGGACAAGAAAATCGAGACGATTGAAGGCATGGCTGAGGGCGACAACCTTCACCCGTTGCAGACAAAATTTCTGGAGGAAGCGGCTCTTCAATGCGGGTTTTGTACCCCCGGTTTTTTGGTAGCCGCTAAAGCCCTGCTGGATAAAAATACCAATCCAACAGAAACAGAAGTGCGGTTCTGGTTAGCTGGAAACTTGTGCAGGTGCACGGGTTACGACAAAATTGTAAGAGCGGTAATGGATGTAGCAGCCGACATGAGAGGGTCTTAA
- a CDS encoding oxidoreductase: MNYKSPNSIEEATALLVAANGNARILAGGTDLLVQIRGGFADPDLIIDVKNIPELRAITSGSDGIQIGAAVSGAELGEHPIVSKVWPGVVEATELIGSTQIQGRASLGGNLCNASPAADTVPALVAAGATCRVAGAKGERTVPVEEITTGPGSTSLGNDEFVVDFSFPARPEXSGDAYLRFIPRTEMDIAVVGAGVSLTLAEDGSCKAARVSLGAVAPTVVVLEDGANALIGTKLDEDALGKLDIAARAACNPIDDKRGTVEFRTDVAGVLAKRAALIAKERAEAN, from the coding sequence ATGAATTATAAGTCACCGAACTCAATTGAGGAAGCCACAGCTCTATTAGTAGCTGCTAATGGCAATGCCCGTATTTTGGCGGGTGGAACCGATTTGTTAGTTCAGATTCGCGGAGGATTTGCGGATCCAGACCTAATAATCGATGTTAAAAACATTCCAGAACTGCGGGCAATAACGTCCGGAAGTGATGGAATTCAGATAGGCGCTGCCGTGAGTGGTGCGGAACTTGGAGAACACCCCATCGTTTCAAAAGTTTGGCCCGGCGTGGTAGAGGCGACAGAACTGATTGGCTCCACACAAATTCAAGGCCGCGCCTCTCTGGGTGGAAACTTGTGCAACGCNTCTCCCGCCGCTGACACGGTCCCAGCCCTTGTTGCNGCAGGAGCNACTTGCCGNGTGGCGGGCGCCAAAGGGGAACGAACGGTTCCTGTAGAAGAAATTACGACGGGGCCTGGCAGCACCTCTCTCGGGAATGACGAATTCGTTGTGGATTTCAGCTTCCCGGCAAGGCCAGAGCNCTCTGGTGATGCATACCTGAGATTTATTCCGCGAACCGAAATGGACATCGCGGTTGTTGGTGCCGGGGTGAGCCTTACATTAGCAGAAGATGGTTCGTGCAAAGCCGCTAGAGTTTCCCTGGGCGCCGTCGCTCCAACTGTAGTGGTGCTAGAAGACGGAGCCAATGCGCTGATTGGGACCAAGCTAGATGAGGATGCTCTGGGTAAGCTGGACATCGCTGCACGAGCAGCGTGTAATCCTATTGATGATAAACGCGGCACTGTGGAGTTTAGAACCGATGTGGCCGGTGTACTTGCAAAACGGGCAGCATTAATTGCGAAAGAACGTGCGGAGGCTAACTAA
- a CDS encoding MBL fold metallo-hydrolase → MKKQIQVGNIQVNRIIETEAPDWAPLTFFPDLTKEMLESQLNWLQPRFIDPASGNLIFTTQSYLLQTTHHNILIDSCVGEQKTRKYSPEWNLKSNTGYLAKLSATGLSPDSIDYVLCTHLHPDHVGWNTKLIDGRWVPTFPNAKYLFSKTEHAFWKAKSSKHPTKYDDGCYQDSILPIEEAEQALIVDDTHSLNDEISLAPSPGHTPGHTIVKLRSNGAQAVFSGDLMHSVLQCVYPDLVSQACFNKDLARATRKAFLQSACESQTQVFTAHFPSPSTGYISRSEEAYSFVYAD, encoded by the coding sequence ATGAAGAAGCAAATTCAAGTTGGAAATATTCAGGTTAACCGAATTATCGAAACAGAGGCTCCCGATTGGGCTCCCTTAACGTTCTTCCCAGATTTGACGAAAGAGATGCTCGAATCACAACTAAATTGGCTGCAGCCTCGCTTTATTGATCCAGCTAGTGGGAACCTTATATTCACTACCCAAAGCTACCTTTTGCAAACGACACACCACAATATCCTAATCGATTCTTGTGTGGGCGAGCAGAAAACAAGAAAGTATAGTCCTGAGTGGAACCTCAAAAGTAATACGGGTTACCTCGCTAAACTGTCAGCAACTGGGCTATCACCTGATTCGATCGATTATGTATTGTGCACTCATTTGCACCCTGATCACGTCGGGTGGAACACCAAATTAATTGACGGAAGATGGGTCCCAACTTTTCCTAACGCAAAATACCTGTTTTCGAAAACTGAGCATGCGTTTTGGAAAGCAAAGTCCTCTAAACACCCAACAAAATATGACGACGGCTGTTACCAAGATAGCATCTTACCAATCGAAGAAGCTGAGCAAGCCCTAATAGTTGATGACACCCATAGCTTAAACGACGAGATTTCTCTTGCACCATCCCCGGGTCACACCCCTGGGCACACTATCGTTAAGCTAAGATCCAATGGCGCCCAAGCCGTTTTTTCCGGGGACCTGATGCATAGCGTGCTACAATGTGTCTATCCGGACTTGGTGTCACAAGCATGCTTTAACAAAGATCTCGCCCGCGCAACCAGAAAAGCGTTCCTCCAATCAGCTTGTGAATCTCAGACACAAGTATTTACTGCCCATTTTCCATCTCCCTCGACTGGATATATTAGCCGTTCAGAGGAAGCTTACAGTTTCGTGTACGCTGACTAG
- a CDS encoding beta-ketoacyl-ACP reductase, translating to MNLLLHDDPLGKQKIRWKYVTLKIIVIVTSAGLLTGTVLMKVIIGPSGVDVNGVVVFLRRVEMSAKEFEGKVVLVTGGSRGIGRAICHRLASEGARISVNYQGNQRAAEATLADVEDMGSEGIVIQADVGKPDEVTRMVRDTESRLGPIDFLVTNAGIAEMESPNEMHFEAFKRMMEVNVDGTYLPLMEVGKGMRSRGFGRVVCIASIAGLRPRASQAAYGVSKAAVIALARNVAEGWAPAVRINSIAPGLIETDMIQVMSAEQRSAIAEATPMKRLGQPDEIAELTAFLLSERASFITGQCYVASGGRVTLP from the coding sequence TTGAATTTGCTTCTTCATGATGACCCGCTTGGTAAGCAAAAAATACGATGGAAGTATGTTACACTGAAAATCATTGTAATTGTAACATCTGCTGGCCTTTTGACCGGCACTGTATTGATGAAGGTTATAATAGGCCCTAGTGGCGTTGACGTTAATGGTGTGGTTGTATTTCTAAGGAGGGTTGAGATGAGCGCAAAGGAATTTGAGGGCAAGGTTGTCCTTGTCACGGGTGGATCTCGCGGGATAGGTAGAGCTATCTGTCATCGTTTGGCCTCAGAGGGCGCCAGAATTTCTGTAAACTACCAAGGCAATCAAAGGGCCGCCGAGGCTACATTGGCTGATGTTGAGGATATGGGCAGTGAGGGCATTGTTATACAGGCGGATGTTGGTAAGCCTGACGAGGTGACGCGTATGGTCCGAGACACAGAGAGTAGACTGGGTCCCATCGATTTTTTGGTAACCAATGCTGGGATAGCGGAGATGGAATCGCCTAATGAGATGCATTTTGAGGCTTTCAAAAGGATGATGGAGGTAAATGTTGATGGCACGTATCTTCCCTTAATGGAGGTTGGTAAGGGGATGAGATCCCGCGGCTTTGGGAGAGTGGTTTGCATTGCTTCTATTGCTGGGCTAAGACCGCGCGCTAGCCAAGCTGCCTACGGGGTCTCCAAGGCGGCGGTGATCGCGCTTGCAAGGAACGTCGCGGAGGGTTGGGCTCCTGCGGTGCGAATAAATTCAATAGCTCCAGGTTTGATAGAGACAGATATGATTCAAGTAATGTCGGCAGAGCAACGGAGTGCTATTGCAGAGGCTACTCCCATGAAACGTTTGGGTCAGCCTGATGAGATCGCAGAGCTTACTGCCTTCCTTTTGTCTGAGAGAGCAAGCTTTATTACTGGTCAATGTTATGTGGCCTCCGGTGGGCGTGTGACCCTCCCCTAA
- a CDS encoding bifunctional phosphoserine phosphatase/homoserine phosphotransferase ThrH, with protein sequence MKLVCLDLEGVLIPEIWLGLAEKTGIEELKVTTRENPDYDDLMRHRLAVLRKHNLGMNALTEVVADMSPLDGAVGMIKRLRKQFQIVILSDTFYELAMPLMEPLGWPTLLCHRLTLSEDVITGYELRQEDPKFHAVDAFKKMNLSVIAAGDSYNDISMLQHADVGLLFRPPEVVVESHPDLEVANDHEELGGRIEFFGRQL encoded by the coding sequence GTGAAATTGGTTTGTTTAGATTTAGAAGGGGTATTAATCCCTGAGATTTGGTTGGGGTTAGCAGAGAAAACGGGGATAGAGGAATTAAAAGTCACTACCCGCGAGAACCCTGACTATGATGATCTGATGCGACATCGGTTAGCCGTTCTTAGAAAGCATAATCTTGGAATGAATGCTTTGACAGAGGTGGTGGCAGATATGTCCCCATTGGATGGGGCAGTAGGTATGATTAAGCGCCTAAGAAAACAATTTCAGATTGTTATTTTGTCAGACACATTTTACGAGCTTGCTATGCCACTCATGGAGCCTTTAGGTTGGCCTACTTTGCTATGTCATCGATTAACTCTGTCCGAAGATGTAATCACTGGGTATGAGCTAAGGCAGGAAGATCCCAAGTTCCATGCTGTGGATGCGTTTAAGAAGATGAATCTTTCGGTTATCGCGGCTGGCGATTCCTACAATGATATCTCAATGTTACAGCATGCAGATGTTGGCCTTCTTTTTAGACCGCCGGAGGTAGTCGTCGAGAGCCACCCTGACCTTGAGGTAGCTAATGACCATGAAGAACTTGGGGGGCGGATTGAATTTTTCGGACGCCAGTTGTAG
- a CDS encoding thiol:disulfide interchange protein: protein MPHWAKMRQTTLLVLLLIFIAAIVAFWVTQSSPTSNFTQSEQPPTALQKLHWHPSPTKVPPITFKGKDSEDISLNHFLGTPVLLNLWATWCAPCVAEMPALDQLQASLPEASLTIIALSLDREGLAEIEPFWKKTQLTSLKIYFDTTMGAGQTLSARGLPTTLLINREGQEVARIEGPAEWANPEVIRYFREITDRL, encoded by the coding sequence ATGCCTCACTGGGCTAAAATGCGGCAGACTACATTACTTGTGCTCCTATTAATATTTATAGCAGCTATTGTTGCTTTTTGGGTCACCCAATCAAGCCCCACCAGCAATTTTACCCAATCAGAGCAGCCCCCCACAGCCCTCCAAAAGTTACATTGGCACCCATCTCCAACAAAAGTTCCACCCATCACATTCAAAGGCAAGGACAGCGAAGACATCAGTTTGAACCACTTTTTGGGAACACCCGTATTGCTAAATCTCTGGGCCACCTGGTGCGCCCCTTGTGTAGCTGAAATGCCAGCACTCGATCAGTTACAGGCAAGCCTGCCTGAAGCCTCTCTCACCATTATTGCACTAAGTCTAGATCGCGAAGGGTTGGCAGAAATTGAGCCGTTTTGGAAAAAAACACAACTCACAAGCCTTAAGATATACTTTGACACAACAATGGGTGCTGGACAAACATTAAGTGCTCGCGGACTTCCAACAACCCTCCTAATAAATCGCGAAGGTCAGGAGGTGGCCAGAATAGAAGGGCCTGCGGAATGGGCCAACCCAGAGGTAATAAGGTACTTTCGAGAAATTACGGACCGTCTCTAG
- the argH gene encoding argininosuccinate lyase, translating into MPSKQLEENKKVGLLRRHFKGGTKDIMDQINASISFDQRLYEQDIRASKAHCGMLVAQGILSEEDGHVIEDGLEQVLREFESGALAIDPVLEDIHMHVEARLTEIVGEAGKKLHTARSRNDQVATDFRLWVRDTLDITDTALKDLQGSLLKLAESHLGTIMPGFTHSQPAQPIVFAHHLLAYVEMFGRDRGRLADARHRMNECPLGAAALAGTSFPIERNVTAKALGFDRPTANSVDSVSDRDFVAESLAMAAISAAHLSRLSEELVLWSSPAFGFVKFPEAFSTGSSIMPQKRNPDAAELVRGKSGRMMSALLTVLTLIKGLPLAYAKDLQEDKEPTFDSLDSLLLCLRVMTGXVDGLEVSKGRMRELANTGYLTATDLADWLVRVLGVAFRDAYNIAGGIVKMAEARDCDLKDLSLEDLQGFDPRIDETVFEVLSLDKSVASRTSHGGTAPGKVSEALSRAKVKYL; encoded by the coding sequence ATGCCATCTAAACAGTTGGAAGAAAATAAGAAAGTAGGGTTATTGCGGCGCCATTTCAAGGGCGGCACAAAGGATATCATGGATCAAATTAATGCCTCTATATCGTTTGATCAACGCTTGTATGAGCAAGATATAAGGGCTTCTAAAGCCCATTGCGGCATGCTCGTTGCTCAAGGGATATTGTCAGAGGAGGATGGCCACGTTATCGAAGACGGTTTAGAGCAGGTGTTGCGAGAATTCGAGAGCGGAGCGCTGGCAATTGACCCGGTTCTGGAAGACATACATATGCACGTTGAGGCACGATTAACTGAAATCGTGGGAGAAGCTGGAAAAAAACTTCACACGGCACGGTCTAGGAATGATCAGGTGGCCACGGACTTTCGGCTCTGGGTTCGGGACACTCTTGATATAACGGACACAGCATTAAAGGACTTGCAAGGGTCCCTTCTAAAGTTGGCCGAAAGTCACTTGGGTACCATAATGCCGGGTTTTACCCATTCTCAGCCGGCTCAACCTATAGTCTTTGCACACCATTTGCTGGCATATGTTGAGATGTTCGGGCGGGATCGGGGTAGGTTAGCTGATGCAAGGCATCGCATGAACGAGTGTCCGCTTGGCGCCGCAGCCTTGGCTGGCACGTCGTTCCCGATTGAGAGGAACGTCACAGCGAAAGCGCTAGGTTTTGATAGGCCCACCGCAAATTCTGTTGATTCAGTGTCAGACCGTGACTTTGTCGCTGAATCTCTAGCGATGGCAGCTATATCGGCGGCCCATCTATCTCGCTTATCTGAGGAATTAGTGTTGTGGTCTAGTCCTGCGTTTGGGTTTGTGAAGTTTCCCGAAGCGTTTTCTACTGGCTCTTCGATTATGCCACAGAAAAGGAATCCAGATGCAGCGGAACTGGTTCGTGGTAAAAGTGGGCGTATGATGTCGGCCCTATTAACAGTGCTTACTTTAATTAAAGGTCTGCCGTTAGCCTACGCAAAGGATCTGCAAGAAGATAAGGAACCTACCTTCGACTCTCTAGACAGCCTTCTTTTATGTCTGAGGGTTATGACTGGTNTCGTCGATGGGTTGGAAGTTAGTAAGGGCCGCATGCGGGAGCTTGCCAATACAGGCTATTTGACGGCCACCGATTTGGCCGATTGGCTTGTTAGAGTTCTGGGCGTGGCCTTTAGGGATGCCTATAACATAGCGGGTGGAATAGTAAAAATGGCTGAAGCTCGGGATTGTGATCTAAAGGATCTATCTCTTGAAGATCTACAAGGCTTTGATCCACGGATAGACGAAACAGTTTTTGAAGTATTATCTTTGGACAAATCTGTTGCAAGCCGAACCAGCCATGGTGGGACGGCTCCCGGAAAAGTGTCTGAGGCCCTGAGTAGAGCGAAGGTTAAGTACCTGTGA
- the lysA gene encoding diaminopimelate decarboxylase produces the protein MGDTSFRYRDGILHAESVSLVRIAEQCGTPTYVYSLSGIRSGFKRFADAFKNQQALIAYSVKANSNQAVIAALAGLGAGADVVSQGELKRALLAGIPGNRIVFSGVGKKGEELEAGLRAGVQQFNVESESQLRLLSDVAGRVGTSARVAIRVNPDVDAGTHDKISTGRRADKFGVPIGEVSSLYKMAEILPGLEVVGVDLHIGSQLTELSPFRVAFYRLADLLKELRGSGHQITQADLGGGLGVCYEEENPPSVVAYAELIREVFGPFGCQIIIEPGRAVVADSGXLLCQVIEVKGDGDHRFVVVDAAMNDLLRPXLYEAWHSIEPVVENLESSRRQVVDIVGPVCESGDVLGRRRNLPHLAPGDLLVIRSVGAYGSVMASSYNTRPIAAEVLVHETRSSVIRPRQDLDVLIGHDHIPDWISS, from the coding sequence ATGGGTGATACTAGTTTTCGGTATAGAGATGGAATTTTACACGCGGAGTCCGTGTCCTTGGTGCGGATAGCCGAACAGTGTGGGACGCCGACTTACGTTTACTCGCTCTCGGGGATTAGAAGTGGCTTCAAACGGTTCGCCGATGCCTTTAAGAACCAACAGGCGTTGATAGCATATTCGGTCAAGGCCAATTCTAACCAGGCGGTAATTGCAGCTTTGGCGGGTCTCGGGGCGGGGGCAGATGTTGTCTCCCAGGGTGAGCTTAAGCGTGCATTGCTTGCCGGGATCCCCGGCAACCGGATAGTTTTTTCGGGAGTGGGTAAGAAAGGAGAGGAGCTGGAAGCTGGTTTGCGGGCAGGTGTGCAACAGTTTAATGTAGAGTCCGAGAGCCAGTTGCGATTGCTTTCTGATGTCGCTGGAAGGGTTGGGACTTCTGCGAGGGTTGCGATCCGCGTTAATCCTGATGTAGATGCCGGGACCCATGATAAAATTTCCACGGGTCGTAGAGCAGATAAATTTGGTGTTCCCATTGGCGAGGTCTCTTCGCTCTATAAAATGGCAGAAATTTTACCCGGGCTAGAGGTTGTTGGCGTTGACCTGCATATTGGTTCCCAGTTAACTGAACTAAGCCCATTTAGGGTCGCTTTTTATCGACTGGCTGATCTTTTGAAGGAGTTGAGAGGCTCAGGGCATCAGATAACTCAGGCTGATCTGGGTGGGGGATTAGGGGTTTGTTATGAGGAAGAGAATCCGCCGTCAGTGGTCGCTTACGCAGAACTTATCAGGGAAGTTTTTGGACCCTTCGGCTGCCAAATTATTATAGAACCAGGCAGGGCCGTGGTAGCAGATTCCGGGANACTCCTGTGTCAGGTGATTGAAGTAAAGGGAGACGGGGATCACCGCTTTGTGGTTGTAGATGCGGCCATGAACGATTTGCTGAGACCCGNTCTTTATGAAGCCTGGCACTCTATTGAGCCTGTGGTTGAGAACTTGGAAAGTTCTCGGAGGCAGGTGGTGGACATAGTGGGTCCTGTCTGCGAAAGCGGGGACGTGCTGGGACGGCGAAGAAATTTGCCCCACTTGGCACCGGGAGACTTGCTTGTTATACGCTCCGTCGGAGCGTACGGGTCCGTCATGGCGTCGTCATATAATACTAGACCAATAGCCGCAGAAGTTTTGGTTCATGAAACAAGGAGCTCTGTGATCCGGCCGCGTCAGGATCTAGATGTTTTAATCGGCCACGACCATATTCCTGATTGGATATCTTCATGA